A window of the Dictyostelium discoideum AX4 chromosome 4 chromosome, whole genome shotgun sequence genome harbors these coding sequences:
- the dlpB gene encoding dynamin like protein, with protein MDRQSVVKSTAIPFPLNFDNEKYDDMYKAYNKIMVLARDLNAFIETPEFVFIGKDGNGKSALIESFIGFPMMIGEGSSLRPLHITLMNNARCEEPIVTFKRDRSLDSYEFDRQIELSMVSSEISKRNQKTSIPIEITIEYRYYLNMLLIEPPSVSIQPTNAITIQGQSMTSPANQLANKIAKLSIGNEMGEMITQYTKSNNRTLVFVETSTNGGTNSSEMLELAKKLDYKLDRSIFVFNKFHSLLTGDQPFTNGRDANRFLGSPSIGAPTFFTTLPSTAQRSQCNSKDQLSQLCDQLQQTDLNILEQLQFDKKYERNVGLSAFRHWISEFTWRKYLDSVPEVLKRLNSFRTTSEDQLYQIRQQLERTNAVTLRQIANSYVSIEFIQCIEKLVTRTLEGNPSLNGQTLEEEKSQDETGDWYDHNGKPILLLNDEKLVTFYDNKLYGGQQFERLLTEFKCITEVIQLEELSISEVACAIGSNRPSNASVIAWAASDLAQKKIKEALLPLVDQLFKRATYILRRLVDIVDRMIENKKKSSFRRHGNSTSLFQDNSSPSSQSQSQSSSISQSASLSSENMIYGIQSINGSDSVSRPSHENTIVNVEDHPYFIYSVKEMYFKYVDQIAADCKNKCMDEFYTTRLIYWDLQSNKDLKKFCTDSPCVSLNNSLNNNNKSTTPGNNNNNNNNNSNNNYNNSNHILNPKETHTMVTELASKLFQDIRNRMSKNIMLKCYNYFLIPMQMDLKLNIQDNITKLSDAMLEEIFEIQTTKERLREDEQHLAQICNQFIQQEENYKKYSQSFSHPFPSAVRN; from the exons ATGGATAGACAATCAGTGGt TAAATCAACAGCTATACCATTtccattaaattttgataatgaaaaatatgaTGACATGTATAAAGCTTACAATAAAATTATGGTACTTGCAAGAGA tttaaatgcATTTATTGAAACACCagaatttgtatttattggtaaagatggtaatggtaaaagtgcattaattgaatcatttattGGATTTCCAATGATGATTGGTGAAGGTAGTAGTTTAAGACCATTACATATTACTTTAATGAATAATGCAAGATGTGAAGAACCAATAGTTACCTTTAAGAGAGATAGATCATTGGATAGTTATGAATTTGATAGACAAATTGAATTGTCAATGGTATCGAGTGAAATTAgtaaaagaaatcaaaagaCATCGATTCCAATTGAAATTACCATAGAGTAtagatattatttgaatatgtTATTGATTGAACCACCATCGGTATCGATTCAACCAACAAATGCAATTACAATTCAAGGTCAATCAATGACAAGTCCAGCCAATCAATTGGCAAATAAGATtgcaaaattatcaattggtaatgAAATGGGTGAAATGATCACTCAATATactaaatcaaataatcGTACATTGGTATTCGTTGAGACAAGCACCAATGGTGGTACCAATAGTTCAGAGATGTTAGAATTGGCAAAGAAATTAGATTATAAATTGGATCGTTCAATCTTTGTTTTCAATAAATTCCATTCTCTTCTAACTGGTGATCAACCATTCACCAATGGTAGAGATGCCAATCGTTTCTTGGGTTCACCATCGATTGGTGCTCCAACCTTTTTCACAACATTACCATCCACTGCTCAAAGATCTCAATGTAACTCAAAGGATCAATTAAGTCAACTTTGTGATCAACTTCAACAAACAGATCTCAACATCTTGGAGCAATTACAATTCGATAAGAAATATGAACGTAATGTAGGTCTATCAGCTTTTAGACATTGGATAAGTGAATTCACTTGGAGAAAATATTTAGATTCTGTACCAGAGGTATTGAAGAGATTAAATTCTTTCCGTACAACCTCTGAAGATCAACTCTATCAAATTAGACAACAATTAGAGAGAACCAATGCCGTAACATTACGTCAAATTGCAAACTCTTACGTATCAATAGAGTTTATTCAATGCATTGAAAAATTGGTCACCCGTACACTCGAAGGTAATCCATCATTAAATGGTCAAACTTTAGAAGAAGAGAAATCTCAAGATGAAACCGGTGATTGGTATGATCACAATGGTAAACCAATACTATTGTTGAACGATGAAAAATTGGTCACTTTTTATGATAATAAACTCTATGGTGGTCAACAATTTGAAAGATTATTAACTGAATTCAAGTGTATCACAGAGGTCATTCAATTAGAGGAATTGTCCATTAGTGAGGTAGCTTGCGCCATTGGTTCAAATCGTCCATCCAATGCTTCTGTAATCGCTTGGGCTGCTTCTGATTTAGCTCAAAAGAAGATCAAAGAAGCTTTATTACCATTGGTTGATCAACTATTCAAGAGAGCCACTTATATTTTACGTCGTTTAGTTGATATTGTAGATCGTatgattgaaaataaaaagaagtCATCTTTCCGTCGTCATGGTAATAGTACAAGTTTATTCCAAGATAATAGTTCACCATCATCccaatcacaatcacaatcatcTTCAATCTCTCAATCTGCCTCTCTATCATCTGAGAATATGATCTATGGtattcaatcaatcaatgGTTCTGATAGTGTTTCTCGTCCATCCCATGAGAATACTATCGTCAATGTCGAAGATCATCCATACTTTATCTACAGTGTAAAAGAAATGTACTTTAAGTATGTCGATCAAATTGCTGCTGactgtaaaaataaatgtatgGATGAATTCTATACAACTCGTTTAATCTATTGGGATCTTCAATcgaataaagatttaaagaaattctGTACTGATTCACCTTGtgtttcattaaataatagtttaaataataataataaatcaactaCTCcaggtaataataataataataataataataatagtaacaacaattataataatagcaatcaTATTTTAAATCCAAAAGAAACTCATACAATGGTAACTGAATTAGCTTCAAAATTATTCCAAGATATTCGTAATAGAATGTCAAAGAATATTATGTTAAAATGTTATAACTACTTTTTAATTCCAATGCAAATGGATCTTAAATTAAACATTCAAgataatattacaaaattaTCCGATGCCATGTTAGAGGAAATCTTTGAAATTCAAACAACTAAAGAAAGATTACGTGAAGATGAACAACATTTAGCTCAAATTTGTAATCAATTCATTCAACAAgaagaaaattataaaaagtaTTCTCAATCTTTCTCTCATCCTTTCCCAAGTGCTgttagaaattaa